Genomic window (Synergistes jonesii):
TCCGCTGGATGTGAAGGCATACCTCTCATACTTCCGTTCCAGATTAAAAGAGCAGGGGGCTGGGGGAGGCTGCAGCTCGCAAAACGGCTCCGTCGGTGAAAAATTATGCGCTCTTTGCCGCTCCCAGACGTCCGAAACGGTGAATTTAGATAAAATATTTGCGTTTGCGACATTTGATAAGGAGAATTTTCTCCCCGGCATTAAGGCGTCCGACAAAAGCAAGGGGAAAATGTTCCCGATATGTCAGGATTGTTATAAGGCATTGTCCGGCGGCAAAGCATGCATCGATGAAAAATATTCCGATTCAAAAAGTATATATGGAGTGAATATTTATGTAGTCCCTGAACTGATTATGGGCAATGCCAACATGGGACACGCCGTACAGTTTAACGAAGATTTTCTGAGCAAGGGGCTCAGCAACGAAGGACACTTGTCGAATAGAATTATGAAGATGGACGACAGCGTTGTTCTGCACTTTGTGTTTTGGGAGAAAAACCAAGCACAGGAACGCTTGCTGTTAATGGTTGAAGACGTTCCTCCTTCCAGGCTCAAGCACATCGAAGAGACGTGGGGCATATCCGCTAATGCGACAGGCAGGTCTGATTTATCAAACGACGGCAGTGCAAACTCGCGTCTGTACAGAATTATAGGACTCATGTGGTCAAAAGTAATGGAGCTTGCAGGTAAAAGCGATAATGAACGAAATTATGCGAAAGACTGGATGCTTGGAATAGAGGGCAAAATATTATCGGGCGAATGCATCAATGTTGACGAGGTAAAAACGTTTTTTGTGTCGAGGCTGCAGGGGCTGTGTGCGGACCATGAATGGGTGCAGAACAAATCGAAGTATTTTGCGCGGGATGTTTACTGCATCATAGATTTTCTCTATCGACTGAACGGGGAGGATTAATTATGAAGCTTGATTTTCTGAACGGAATGAAAGACCCTTACCTTGCCACAACGGAGGGGCGCGGCGTATTTCTTTCTGGAGTCGTACTTGGCGTGCTGGCCGTTGTGCAGACGCCGCCCGGCAGTTCTATAGACGCGGCGCCTATTTACAAACAGCTGAATTTTGGGCGCATGCAGCGAAGGGACATTCGCGGCCATATTTCGAAAGCGGCAAAGCTAATTGATATTTATGTCAAAAATATGGGCAGAGACGATGCTTCCGGTGCTAAGCAGGAGGCTTTCGGCGGGATAATAAAGTGCGTAAACCTCGCCGAAAAATTAAAAGCGATTGCGGCGGAAGCCGGAGAAATGCTTCTTACATGCGGAGAGAGGGATTTGGGAGTCGACGGTAATTTTGTTTTTTCCGTGGCGTTTCTCAACGCGGAAAAATATTTTTGGAAGTTATTCAAGAAAGCTGAGGAGGAATAATATCATGTCATTTAAAAACCGCAGAGAGTATCTTTTCGTCTATTCGGTAAAAGACGCGAACCCGAACGGAGACCCGCTGAACGCCAATCATCCCCGCTACGACGATGAAAGTTCCGCTATCCTCGTCTCGGACGTGCGCGTCAAGAGGACCGTGCGAGATCAGTGGATACGCGACGGAAAGGATGTCTTTGTCGACGGTGAGCCTAAGACGCTCGCCACCAGGGTTGAAGAATTGAAAAAGAAGCACAACGCAGCTACGGGTAAAGAGGCGTTGGAACACTGCATAGACACAAGGCTCTTCGGCGTTACGTTTGCCCTTGGCAAAGAATCATTTTCATGGACCGGACCGGTCCAGTTTAAATGGGGGCGTTCTCTGCACAAGGCCGAAGTAATGATGATACAGGGTACCGCCGCTTTCGCCACTAAAGATTCCAGCGGACAGCGCTCTTTCCGCAACGAATATATTGTCCCGTTCGCACTGATCGCCGGCTACGGCATCGCAAACCAGTACGCATCCGAAAAAACAGGCGCCACCGACGACGACCTGGAAGCGCTTTTTCAAGCGCTCTGGAGCGGTACGTGCAACCTCATAACGAGGAGCAAAATAGGACATACCCCGAGGCTGCTAATAGAAATAAAATATGCGGATGGATTCAGCGGCGCGATCGGGGCGATGGATGAAAAAATATCTATTAGAGATTTAAACGGCGCGGAAATGAGCGCCGACGCTCAGATGGCTATACGCGGCTGCGACGACATTACAGTCGACGCATCAAAGCTCTGCGCCGCGCTTGAAAAGGTTAAAGACGAGATCG
Coding sequences:
- a CDS encoding TM1802 family CRISPR-associated protein; its protein translation is MKKRRYLYRAPVGANVKWRFSPIYKLGKGCANAKDALLGKGDSWRKDTESRFYKLYNSTLYAFEKEGAFSEGSVDKIMECLKENVDRIAELWNDRRSSYLLIFSPISEDGHFMYPLDVKAYLSYFRSRLKEQGAGGGCSSQNGSVGEKLCALCRSQTSETVNLDKIFAFATFDKENFLPGIKASDKSKGKMFPICQDCYKALSGGKACIDEKYSDSKSIYGVNIYVVPELIMGNANMGHAVQFNEDFLSKGLSNEGHLSNRIMKMDDSVVLHFVFWEKNQAQERLLLMVEDVPPSRLKHIEETWGISANATGRSDLSNDGSANSRLYRIIGLMWSKVMELAGKSDNERNYAKDWMLGIEGKILSGECINVDEVKTFFVSRLQGLCADHEWVQNKSKYFARDVYCIIDFLYRLNGED
- a CDS encoding TM1802 family CRISPR-associated protein — its product is MKLDFLNGMKDPYLATTEGRGVFLSGVVLGVLAVVQTPPGSSIDAAPIYKQLNFGRMQRRDIRGHISKAAKLIDIYVKNMGRDDASGAKQEAFGGIIKCVNLAEKLKAIAAEAGEMLLTCGERDLGVDGNFVFSVAFLNAEKYFWKLFKKAEEE
- the cas7b gene encoding type I-B CRISPR-associated protein Cas7/Csh2 codes for the protein MSFKNRREYLFVYSVKDANPNGDPLNANHPRYDDESSAILVSDVRVKRTVRDQWIRDGKDVFVDGEPKTLATRVEELKKKHNAATGKEALEHCIDTRLFGVTFALGKESFSWTGPVQFKWGRSLHKAEVMMIQGTAAFATKDSSGQRSFRNEYIVPFALIAGYGIANQYASEKTGATDDDLEALFQALWSGTCNLITRSKIGHTPRLLIEIKYADGFSGAIGAMDEKISIRDLNGAEMSADAQMAIRGCDDITVDASKLCAALEKVKDEIEAVRIIKDMALNIGVLEKIKSLLGGKVSVEVR